One Lacticaseibacillus rhamnosus genomic window carries:
- a CDS encoding YaaL family protein, with protein MFGRKQIKVKEEKDEELMMLVYRVRDQMAAQRKLVATFREVDDQTKSQVALQAALFDFLYREARTRKIKGEIVAKVAAEQIAEFRDQ; from the coding sequence ATGTTCGGACGCAAGCAGATCAAGGTCAAAGAAGAAAAAGACGAAGAACTCATGATGCTTGTTTATCGAGTTCGTGATCAGATGGCGGCACAACGGAAGCTCGTGGCAACTTTCCGTGAGGTTGATGACCAGACAAAATCACAAGTCGCGCTGCAAGCAGCTTTATTCGATTTTCTCTATCGTGAGGCGCGCACCCGCAAGATCAAGGGTGAAATTGTAGCCAAAGTTGCGGCTGAACAAATTGCGGAGTTCCGGGATCAGTAA
- the tsaD gene encoding tRNA (adenosine(37)-N6)-threonylcarbamoyltransferase complex transferase subunit TsaD, whose amino-acid sequence MAARELILAFESSCDETSVAVVENGTKILSNIIATQIKSHQRFGGVVPEVASRHHVEQITLVTDAALKEAGVTYTDLTAVAVTYGPGLVGALLIGVTAAKTIAYAHHLPLIPVNHMAGHIYAARFVKPLVYPLLALAVSGGHTELVYMRAAGEFEIIGDTRDDAAGEAYDKVGRILGIPYPAGKEVDRLAHLGHDTFHFPRAMDKEDNLDFSFSGLKSAVINTVHHADQIGETLSREDLAASFQAAVVDVLVHKTQKALTEYPVKQLVIAGGVAANQGLKEAMNETLAVHFPDVDVIVPPLRLTGDNGAMIGAAAHIELAKRHLASEDLNADPGLSFAHA is encoded by the coding sequence GTGGCAGCAAGAGAATTAATTTTAGCATTCGAAAGCAGCTGCGATGAAACCAGCGTGGCCGTTGTCGAAAATGGGACCAAAATCCTATCGAACATTATCGCCACGCAAATCAAGAGTCATCAGCGGTTTGGCGGCGTTGTACCGGAAGTTGCCAGTCGTCACCATGTGGAACAGATTACGTTGGTGACCGATGCGGCGTTAAAAGAAGCAGGTGTGACTTATACTGACCTGACCGCAGTTGCCGTGACGTATGGACCCGGACTGGTAGGTGCCTTGTTGATCGGGGTAACGGCTGCCAAAACCATTGCGTATGCCCATCACTTACCGCTTATTCCGGTCAATCATATGGCAGGCCATATTTATGCAGCTAGATTTGTTAAGCCATTGGTCTATCCATTGTTGGCATTAGCGGTTTCCGGCGGGCACACGGAACTGGTCTATATGCGCGCTGCCGGTGAATTTGAAATCATCGGTGATACCCGTGATGATGCGGCCGGTGAAGCGTATGACAAAGTCGGCCGGATATTGGGTATCCCTTACCCCGCCGGAAAAGAAGTCGATCGCTTGGCCCATCTTGGTCATGATACCTTTCATTTTCCGCGAGCCATGGATAAAGAAGACAATCTCGATTTTAGCTTCAGTGGTTTGAAGTCAGCTGTCATTAATACGGTGCATCATGCCGATCAAATTGGGGAAACACTCAGCCGTGAAGATCTGGCTGCGAGTTTTCAAGCGGCAGTGGTGGACGTGTTGGTTCACAAAACCCAAAAAGCGCTGACCGAATATCCGGTTAAACAGCTCGTGATTGCCGGGGGCGTTGCCGCTAATCAAGGGCTGAAAGAAGCGATGAATGAGACCTTGGCCGTTCATTTTCCCGATGTCGATGTCATTGTGCCGCCATTGCGCCTGACCGGTGACAATGGTGCCATGATTGGGGCTGCAGCTCATATTGAACTGGCAAAACGGCATCTCGCTTCTGAAGATTTAAATGCCGATCCCGGCCTGAGTTTTGCCCATGCGTAA
- a CDS encoding asparaginase yields MTKHILVLHTGGTISMTETRDGDIMPSQHNPLLGADSFVPAGVELTNEEIFNLPSPHMTPERMLTLVKRIRRAEKEGADGVVVTHGTDTLEETAYFLDLTLDSAMPVVVTGAMRSSNEIGSDGLENLQSAIKTAASDESRNKGTLVVMNDEIHTARFVTKTHTTNVATFRTPTFGPVGLVTKDGVRFFQELINQEVCAIDHLVDRVFLIKAYAGMDGTLFDALPDNINGLAIEALGAGNLPPTTLPAIQRLLDRHVPIVLVSRCFNGVAQAVYNYEGGGVQLKKMGIIFCQGLNGQKARIKLQVGLSDGKRGQALADFVDNAVS; encoded by the coding sequence GTGACCAAACACATTCTTGTTTTACATACTGGGGGCACCATCTCCATGACCGAAACTCGAGATGGCGATATTATGCCAAGTCAGCATAACCCCTTACTTGGTGCCGACAGCTTTGTTCCTGCCGGTGTTGAACTGACAAATGAAGAAATTTTTAACTTACCTTCACCGCATATGACGCCTGAACGGATGCTGACCTTGGTTAAGCGTATCCGCCGCGCCGAAAAGGAAGGGGCAGATGGTGTGGTTGTCACACACGGTACGGACACACTGGAAGAAACAGCCTATTTCCTTGATCTCACCCTTGATTCGGCAATGCCCGTTGTTGTGACAGGTGCCATGCGATCGAGTAACGAAATTGGCAGTGATGGCCTGGAAAACCTCCAAAGTGCGATTAAAACAGCTGCCAGCGATGAATCGCGGAACAAAGGGACTTTAGTGGTCATGAACGATGAGATCCACACCGCCCGTTTCGTGACCAAAACCCACACCACCAACGTCGCCACCTTCCGCACCCCGACATTTGGGCCAGTGGGATTGGTGACTAAAGATGGTGTGCGCTTCTTCCAGGAATTAATCAATCAAGAAGTCTGTGCGATTGATCATCTTGTTGATCGGGTTTTCTTAATCAAGGCTTATGCCGGAATGGACGGCACTTTATTTGATGCCTTACCGGATAATATCAACGGCCTTGCCATCGAAGCGCTTGGTGCCGGTAATCTTCCTCCCACAACACTGCCAGCCATTCAGCGCCTGTTAGACCGTCACGTTCCGATTGTGCTAGTTTCCCGTTGTTTCAATGGCGTCGCCCAGGCCGTTTACAATTACGAAGGCGGCGGGGTTCAGCTTAAAAAAATGGGCATCATCTTCTGCCAAGGTCTCAATGGACAAAAGGCACGCATTAAGCTGCAAGTGGGCCTAAGCGACGGCAAACGCGGCCAAGCATTGGCTGACTTTGTGGATAATGCTGTGAGTTAA
- a CDS encoding PTS sugar transporter subunit IIB translates to MAQKTIMLVCSAGMSTSMLVQRMKKAAAADGIDVDVFATAAADADNKLASEPVSVLMLGPQVRFMESQFKAKADEKKIPMAVIDMKAYGMMDGEKVLRQALGLLDQKV, encoded by the coding sequence ATGGCTCAAAAAACGATCATGTTAGTTTGCTCCGCTGGTATGTCAACCTCAATGCTGGTACAACGAATGAAAAAAGCGGCGGCTGCAGATGGTATTGACGTCGATGTTTTTGCAACTGCAGCTGCCGATGCGGACAACAAGCTCGCCTCAGAGCCAGTTTCGGTCCTCATGCTCGGCCCGCAAGTCCGGTTTATGGAAAGCCAGTTTAAAGCCAAGGCTGACGAGAAAAAGATTCCAATGGCGGTAATCGACATGAAAGCCTATGGGATGATGGATGGCGAAAAAGTTTTACGCCAGGCATTGGGACTACTCGATCAAAAGGTTTAA
- the tsaB gene encoding tRNA (adenosine(37)-N6)-threonylcarbamoyltransferase complex dimerization subunit type 1 TsaB codes for MRLLALDTSNEAMSVAVLDNDRLLAQTTINHKRTHSEQLLPTIDELVAASGLQPEDLDKIIVADGPGSYTGIRIAVTTGKTLAYTLNIALVGVSSLAVLASNISATKAMIVPIMNARRNNVFTGVYQWDKGKLLNVVTDRHVPLTLLLTELSTLHQPVIFVGVDAGMFRSQIIEALGGLAHFAPDWLNLPQALRLGQLGKDLPPVSVYDFVPRYLRLTEAENNWLKAHPGKGHDVYVEKV; via the coding sequence ATGCGATTATTAGCACTTGATACCTCAAATGAGGCGATGTCGGTTGCAGTGTTGGATAATGATCGATTATTGGCGCAAACAACGATTAATCACAAGCGAACGCACAGCGAACAATTGCTGCCGACCATTGACGAACTGGTTGCTGCAAGTGGCTTACAACCTGAAGATTTAGATAAGATTATCGTTGCTGATGGTCCGGGATCCTATACCGGTATTCGAATTGCGGTCACCACTGGGAAAACACTGGCATATACCCTAAACATTGCGTTGGTTGGTGTTTCCAGCTTGGCCGTTTTAGCGTCAAACATCAGTGCCACTAAAGCGATGATTGTGCCGATTATGAATGCGCGCCGGAATAATGTGTTCACGGGGGTTTATCAGTGGGACAAAGGTAAACTGCTGAATGTGGTGACGGATCGACATGTTCCATTGACGCTGCTGCTCACGGAGTTATCGACCTTGCACCAGCCAGTCATTTTTGTTGGCGTAGATGCTGGCATGTTTCGGAGTCAGATTATTGAGGCACTTGGCGGATTGGCACATTTTGCCCCGGATTGGCTGAATTTGCCCCAAGCATTGCGACTAGGACAGCTTGGCAAAGACTTGCCACCGGTTTCGGTTTATGACTTTGTACCGCGCTATTTACGCTTAACAGAAGCCGAAAACAACTGGCTTAAGGCGCATCCCGGCAAAGGACATGATGTTTATGTTGAGAAAGTTTAG
- a CDS encoding cyclic-di-AMP receptor — MKLILAIVQDKDSNLLSSQFIDANIQATKLSTTGGFLKAGNTTFIIGVADERVDEVLKIIKETSQTRQQFMTPPVNLDATSDSSIAYPVEVQVGGATVFVLPIEAFHRF, encoded by the coding sequence ATGAAGCTGATTCTTGCAATTGTTCAAGACAAAGATAGTAACCTGTTAAGCAGCCAATTTATTGATGCTAATATTCAAGCGACCAAGTTATCGACGACTGGTGGATTTTTAAAAGCCGGCAACACCACTTTTATTATCGGTGTCGCTGACGAACGGGTTGATGAAGTGCTTAAGATTATTAAAGAGACTTCCCAGACGCGGCAACAATTTATGACGCCGCCAGTTAATCTTGATGCGACATCAGATAGTTCGATTGCGTATCCGGTTGAGGTTCAAGTCGGTGGGGCTACCGTCTTCGTGCTGCCGATTGAAGCCTTTCATCGCTTCTAA
- the recR gene encoding recombination mediator RecR, which produces MQYPEPISKLIDSYMRLPGIGAKTATRLAFYTIDMNKDDVTAFAKSLVAAKEDLHYCSICGNITDEDPCAICRDKNRDQSTILVVEQPKDVMSIDRAQDYHGLYHVLHGVLSPIEGRGPEDLNIESLLKRLKKNTAVKEVIIATNATPEGEATAQYLARLIKPAGIKVTRLAHGLSVGSDIEYADEMTLMKAVEGRTEL; this is translated from the coding sequence ATGCAATATCCGGAACCGATCAGTAAGTTAATTGATAGTTATATGCGCTTACCCGGCATTGGCGCTAAAACAGCTACTAGACTGGCTTTTTATACCATTGATATGAACAAAGACGATGTTACGGCATTTGCTAAAAGTCTGGTCGCGGCTAAAGAAGATCTGCATTATTGTTCGATCTGCGGCAATATTACCGATGAAGATCCGTGTGCAATTTGTCGTGACAAAAATCGCGATCAAAGCACCATCTTGGTCGTCGAACAGCCCAAAGACGTCATGAGTATTGATCGGGCTCAAGACTACCATGGCCTTTATCATGTGTTGCATGGGGTGCTATCGCCAATCGAGGGTCGCGGCCCGGAAGACCTTAACATTGAAAGCCTTTTGAAGCGGCTGAAAAAGAATACCGCCGTCAAGGAAGTCATTATTGCGACCAATGCAACGCCAGAAGGGGAAGCAACAGCCCAATACCTTGCGCGCCTTATCAAGCCGGCTGGGATTAAAGTGACGCGTTTAGCTCATGGCCTTTCGGTTGGCAGCGATATTGAGTATGCCGATGAAATGACCTTAATGAAGGCGGTTGAAGGAAGGACTGAGCTGTAA
- the holB gene encoding DNA polymerase III subunit delta': protein MADFLINTLQPKLVAQFARVIDRHQLAQSYLFVGPKGAGKLALAEWIALRLFCQHVQDGAPCGECPECERILNHNHPDVMMLKTSTQSIKVDDIRNLKQEMSKTGVEGNQRVFIVEDADKMTAGAANSLLKFFEEPVPGMTVILTATAKNQLLPTILSRAQVITFQSPDRNAVITKLEEGGANSQLARVAGRLTGNVSEAQELLASDDFQDRVNRVFQLLDRLADHDPESFVRVQTQLLPVAKDAEAQRQVLALIGLAYADALNRHFQVNAPQQLDIPAIGILAKLSSRQLTASLQAILTAQVRLTQNVTFQSATEQLMLKLLEG from the coding sequence ATGGCTGATTTTCTGATTAACACGCTGCAGCCTAAGCTTGTTGCCCAATTTGCCCGCGTCATTGATCGGCACCAATTGGCCCAGTCCTATTTGTTTGTGGGGCCAAAAGGAGCAGGGAAGTTAGCGCTGGCTGAGTGGATTGCGCTGCGCCTATTTTGCCAGCATGTCCAAGACGGTGCTCCTTGTGGCGAGTGTCCTGAGTGCGAGCGCATCTTAAACCATAATCATCCGGATGTGATGATGCTCAAAACCAGTACGCAAAGTATCAAGGTGGATGACATTCGCAACTTGAAACAGGAAATGAGCAAAACCGGGGTTGAAGGCAATCAGCGCGTGTTTATTGTGGAAGATGCTGATAAAATGACGGCAGGAGCGGCCAATTCACTGCTAAAATTTTTTGAAGAACCGGTTCCGGGGATGACGGTGATTTTAACGGCGACGGCTAAGAATCAGTTATTGCCGACAATTTTATCGCGGGCACAGGTGATTACTTTTCAGAGTCCGGATCGTAACGCTGTGATTACCAAGCTGGAAGAAGGCGGAGCCAATTCGCAGCTGGCGCGAGTGGCAGGGCGCTTAACCGGTAATGTCAGTGAAGCGCAGGAACTATTGGCGTCTGATGATTTTCAGGATCGGGTTAATCGGGTTTTTCAGTTATTAGACCGATTAGCTGATCATGATCCGGAAAGTTTCGTGCGCGTGCAAACCCAGTTACTGCCGGTTGCCAAAGATGCCGAGGCACAGCGACAAGTCTTGGCATTGATCGGACTGGCTTATGCGGATGCCTTAAATCGTCATTTTCAAGTGAATGCCCCGCAGCAGCTGGACATTCCTGCAATTGGCATTTTGGCTAAGTTATCAAGCCGCCAGTTAACCGCTTCCTTACAAGCTATTTTGACAGCACAGGTGCGGTTAACGCAGAATGTGACGTTTCAATCGGCAACAGAACAGTTAATGCTTAAACTCTTAGAAGGGTGA
- a CDS encoding YbaB/EbfC family nucleoid-associated protein, whose protein sequence is MRGMGNMQSMMRQMQKMQKEMQAAQKELYATEFEGKSASDMVTVKFSGEKVMKDIQIKPEAIDPDDPDMLQDLIIEAVNQAMADIDKQTQDKLGKYTRGLPM, encoded by the coding sequence ATGCGTGGAATGGGTAATATGCAAAGTATGATGCGGCAGATGCAGAAAATGCAAAAAGAGATGCAGGCCGCGCAAAAAGAACTATACGCGACAGAATTCGAAGGTAAATCTGCTTCTGACATGGTGACCGTTAAATTCAGCGGTGAGAAAGTCATGAAAGATATTCAGATTAAACCGGAAGCAATTGATCCGGATGATCCGGATATGTTGCAGGATCTGATCATTGAAGCAGTCAATCAGGCAATGGCCGACATTGACAAGCAAACGCAGGATAAACTTGGCAAGTATACACGCGGACTTCCGATGTAA
- the rimI gene encoding ribosomal protein S18-alanine N-acetyltransferase: MLRKFRSWFERTTPDELQFKPRTINVRNKEYLLRRMTEADVDAALAIERRIYHDTPWDRYAFFSELRKVRHSLYLAVEDAGQMVALIGTWFTMNEAHVTNIAVDPAYQHMGLGRFLMQFMIGRAIDYGSQKITLEVRTNNEIAKRLYHSLGFQDGRIKKGYYVSNHDDALDMYRELP; encoded by the coding sequence ATGTTGAGAAAGTTTAGGTCGTGGTTTGAACGCACGACGCCTGATGAATTGCAATTTAAACCGCGGACGATCAATGTTCGCAATAAAGAATATCTGTTGCGCCGAATGACGGAAGCGGACGTTGACGCAGCGCTGGCCATCGAGCGTCGAATTTATCATGATACGCCGTGGGATCGTTATGCTTTCTTCTCTGAACTGCGCAAGGTACGGCATTCGTTGTACCTCGCCGTTGAAGATGCCGGTCAGATGGTGGCGTTAATTGGTACATGGTTTACCATGAACGAGGCGCACGTGACGAATATTGCCGTTGATCCAGCTTACCAGCATATGGGGCTGGGTCGCTTTTTAATGCAATTCATGATTGGCCGTGCAATTGATTACGGCAGTCAAAAGATCACACTCGAGGTTAGAACCAATAACGAGATTGCCAAACGGTTATACCACTCGTTAGGTTTTCAAGATGGAAGAATTAAAAAAGGCTATTATGTCAGCAACCATGATGATGCGCTGGATATGTATCGGGAATTGCCGTAA
- the tmk gene encoding dTMP kinase, whose amino-acid sequence MTGTFITFEGPDGAGKTSVLNTLIPKLKACSVTSVHLTREPGGAKISEMIRDVILDPKNTAMDARTEALLYAASRRQHLVEVIQPALAHGDIVVCDRFVDSSVAYQGGGRQIGTQAVLQMNQFATAGLEPDLTVYLDVPVQVGLDRIMAHQGERQYDRLDQESLAFHERVHAAYMKLVADNPKRIVTVDATQPLAAVVTAAFMTITERFPELFAK is encoded by the coding sequence GTGACAGGCACTTTTATCACCTTCGAAGGTCCCGATGGCGCAGGGAAAACCAGCGTCTTGAATACATTAATTCCTAAATTAAAGGCGTGTTCGGTTACTTCTGTGCATCTTACCCGTGAACCCGGGGGCGCGAAAATTTCCGAGATGATTCGGGATGTGATTCTTGATCCCAAGAATACGGCCATGGATGCACGCACGGAAGCATTGCTATACGCAGCGTCACGGCGCCAGCACTTGGTTGAAGTGATTCAGCCGGCGCTTGCTCACGGGGACATCGTTGTTTGTGATCGATTCGTCGACAGTTCCGTTGCTTATCAAGGTGGCGGCCGGCAAATCGGTACGCAAGCGGTGTTACAAATGAACCAATTTGCGACCGCGGGGCTGGAACCGGATTTGACCGTTTATTTGGATGTGCCTGTACAGGTGGGCTTGGATCGGATCATGGCTCATCAAGGCGAACGTCAATATGATCGCCTTGATCAGGAAAGTCTGGCCTTTCACGAGCGGGTTCATGCTGCGTACATGAAACTGGTTGCCGATAATCCTAAGCGAATCGTCACCGTTGATGCGACTCAGCCACTTGCGGCGGTTGTCACTGCGGCGTTTATGACGATTACAGAGCGGTTCCCGGAGTTATTTGCGAAGTAA
- the rsmI gene encoding 16S rRNA (cytidine(1402)-2'-O)-methyltransferase — protein sequence MEQQRSFGTHTTGTLYLVPTPIGNLADMTIRAVELLKTVDLIAAEDTRHTQMLLNHFEIATKTISFHEHNTQMRIPELLAKLQNGVTIAQVSDAGMPSISDPGKELVHAAIEAGIPVVPLPGANAATTALIASGLPPQPFLFYGFLPRKTGEKQRVLEKLSSEPATLLFYESPHRVGKTLAAMVAVFGDRQAALARELTKKFETFIRGSLTELQTYAANELKGEFVIMVAGATDKPAVNSQLPLKEQVAAIVATGAKPNAAIKLVAKQNGVAKQVVYDAYHELDK from the coding sequence TTGGAGCAGCAACGAAGCTTTGGTACCCATACAACCGGTACGTTATATTTAGTCCCGACGCCGATTGGCAATTTAGCTGACATGACGATTCGCGCAGTTGAGCTTTTGAAAACGGTTGATCTTATTGCGGCTGAAGATACCCGGCATACCCAGATGTTGTTGAACCATTTTGAGATTGCTACCAAAACGATTTCATTCCATGAGCATAATACCCAAATGCGCATTCCCGAACTGCTCGCAAAGCTGCAAAACGGTGTCACCATTGCACAAGTGAGTGATGCTGGCATGCCGTCTATTTCGGACCCCGGTAAAGAATTGGTACACGCGGCGATTGAAGCCGGCATACCGGTTGTTCCACTGCCGGGTGCTAATGCGGCCACTACCGCATTGATTGCGTCAGGGTTGCCACCGCAGCCATTTTTATTTTACGGCTTTTTACCGCGCAAAACGGGAGAAAAGCAGCGCGTGTTAGAAAAGCTGTCAAGCGAACCGGCGACCTTGCTATTCTATGAAAGTCCCCATCGAGTAGGCAAAACGCTTGCGGCGATGGTAGCGGTGTTTGGCGATCGGCAGGCGGCTTTGGCGCGGGAGTTGACTAAAAAGTTTGAAACCTTTATTCGCGGATCGTTAACGGAATTACAAACCTATGCAGCTAACGAATTAAAAGGCGAATTTGTCATCATGGTAGCCGGCGCGACGGACAAACCGGCTGTTAACAGTCAATTGCCGCTTAAAGAACAGGTGGCAGCGATTGTGGCAACCGGTGCCAAGCCCAATGCTGCGATCAAGCTGGTTGCCAAGCAAAATGGCGTGGCTAAGCAAGTGGTTTATGATGCTTATCATGAATTGGATAAGTAA
- a CDS encoding DNA replication initiation control protein YabA, translated as MEKKELYDGFLVLEKHAQQMLKEIAAMKDDMAETLERNAELEIENKHLRQHLAELEKDDNKTSDGGVELSKSKQNLESLYNEGFHVCPMFYGQRRVNDEPCAFCLDIIYGEN; from the coding sequence GTGGAAAAGAAAGAACTGTACGATGGTTTCCTAGTCCTTGAGAAACACGCCCAGCAGATGCTCAAGGAAATTGCGGCGATGAAAGATGATATGGCGGAGACGCTTGAACGCAATGCGGAACTTGAAATCGAGAATAAGCATCTGCGTCAACACTTGGCTGAACTGGAAAAAGACGACAACAAAACCAGTGACGGCGGCGTTGAACTATCAAAGTCAAAGCAAAACCTAGAAAGCCTCTATAATGAAGGCTTCCATGTTTGCCCAATGTTTTATGGCCAGCGCCGGGTCAATGACGAGCCATGTGCGTTTTGTCTTGATATTATTTATGGGGAGAATTGA
- a CDS encoding folate family ECF transporter S component, with amino-acid sequence MQVLSFSSPKLSTRNIVYLAMMMAMQIVLSRFSFGTPWLKISPAFFATILMGYYFGPWMAAAAAALNDQLSIMIFNPGANFPGFTLSAAIAAMIYGMFFHGKKVSVIRTLLGVGLVLLISNIILTTLWLNMMGTPWQGIIWPRTIKNVVMLPIQTALSYATLKSVERIRPHL; translated from the coding sequence ATGCAAGTTTTATCGTTTAGTAGTCCCAAGCTTTCCACTCGAAACATTGTGTATCTCGCCATGATGATGGCTATGCAGATTGTTTTGAGCCGTTTTTCTTTTGGCACCCCGTGGTTGAAGATTAGTCCTGCTTTTTTTGCCACTATCTTAATGGGGTATTATTTCGGACCATGGATGGCAGCAGCCGCAGCAGCATTGAATGATCAGCTGTCGATCATGATCTTTAATCCTGGCGCTAACTTTCCTGGGTTTACGCTTAGTGCAGCAATTGCAGCCATGATTTACGGGATGTTCTTCCACGGTAAGAAGGTTTCGGTTATTCGGACATTGCTTGGGGTTGGCTTAGTGTTGTTGATTAGTAATATTATTTTGACGACACTGTGGCTAAACATGATGGGCACGCCATGGCAAGGTATTATCTGGCCGCGCACGATTAAAAACGTGGTCATGTTGCCAATTCAAACGGCGCTGTCCTACGCAACGCTAAAAAGTGTTGAACGGATTCGGCCACATCTTTAA
- a CDS encoding acyl-[acyl-carrier-protein] thioesterase: MGAVYEEDYRIPGFLGDRFGRAGLANMMNVMLEVSERQLEQLHAGIDAISEFHAGWVITQYHMDIHRMPKIEERLRVGTEATTYNKYFTYRDYWIDDAQGNRLVSVSSNWVIMDLRTRKIVDVIPELVERVGAVSNRKINRFPRFKKVTDPDGEEAFHVRYFDIDSNGHVNNAHYLEWMENSLGYDFLSTHTLRGADIRYEREVAYGTTPTAQFQHDPDDPMRTLHRVVTNDQVNAEAQMIWDDFSA; this comes from the coding sequence ATGGGAGCAGTTTATGAAGAAGATTATCGAATTCCGGGTTTTCTAGGAGATCGATTTGGTCGCGCCGGATTGGCCAACATGATGAATGTCATGTTGGAAGTGTCGGAACGCCAATTGGAGCAGTTGCATGCCGGCATTGATGCGATCAGTGAGTTTCATGCCGGGTGGGTGATCACCCAGTATCACATGGATATCCACCGTATGCCAAAGATTGAAGAACGGTTACGTGTCGGCACGGAAGCCACCACTTACAATAAGTATTTTACTTACCGCGATTACTGGATCGATGATGCGCAAGGCAATCGGTTGGTTTCAGTGAGCAGCAATTGGGTGATTATGGATTTGCGCACCCGTAAAATTGTCGATGTGATCCCTGAACTGGTTGAACGTGTCGGAGCCGTTTCAAATCGTAAAATCAATCGGTTCCCACGGTTTAAAAAGGTGACCGATCCGGATGGTGAAGAAGCTTTTCATGTTCGTTATTTTGACATTGATAGCAATGGTCATGTGAATAACGCTCATTATCTGGAATGGATGGAAAACAGCCTAGGGTATGACTTCTTGAGCACGCATACTTTACGGGGCGCAGATATTCGATATGAACGTGAAGTAGCATATGGCACCACGCCAACCGCGCAATTTCAACATGATCCTGATGATCCAATGCGCACCTTGCATCGGGTTGTAACCAATGACCAGGTGAATGCCGAGGCACAGATGATCTGGGATGACTTCAGTGCTTAA